DNA sequence from the Thermodesulfobacteriota bacterium genome:
AGTTATAGTGATTAACCATTCAAAAAAAAGCCTAAAGAAGTTAAAATCTCAACATTATCGTGAATCCGTGTCCGTATACAAGACTGTTAATATAGGTCATAACCAGATCTCAGTTGATCCCCCTTCAAGCGGTCCCCTTCCTGATGAAGTTATCGAGAGGGAGAACATACAAGAGAAGTTGCAGTTATGTCTAGACCGTCTTGAAAATGAATTCAGGGAAGTAGTCGTCCTAAGAGATATTCAGGGATTCTCATATAAAGACATAAGTCGAACGCTTACTATTGCGGAAGGCACCGTTAAATCCAGACTTTTTAGGGCAAGAGTCCTTTTGAAAAACTGCTTAAAGAGGTTTTTAGGAGTCATATAGATGAAAGATAAGAACGCTCTTACGATGGAAGAAAAACTTGCAGCTTATATCGAAGGCACTCTGTCTGAAGAAGAAAAGGCCATAATTGATGGGCAACTAAAAGAGTCTGAAGAAATGAGAGAGTCACTCTCTGATCTCAGAAAAACCATTCAAATCTTACAGGGCGCTGAGAAGGTAGAGACACCTAAATTATTCACTGAGCAGATTATTTCAAGGGTCAGAGAAGAAGCCCTGCAAAAAAAGGGAATGTTCGAACGATTTTTTTCCCCACTCCACACAAAATTACCAATACAGGCCTTTGCTGCAATCTTCTTAGTGGCGCTCTCTATTTTTATATACAAAGCCTACAAACCAGAGCTTGATAGAATCCGCTCTAATCAGGCAGGTATTCCTACTCAAAAGCAGCCACAACCTGAAGAGATTTGGGGAGATATAAAAATAACTGCGTATGTAAAGGACATCGATATTGCTAACAAAGAGACTCAGACAACTATCACAAACCTGGGCGGAATAATTTTAAGAAAGCAATCTTTCGAGGGTAAGAATATCCTCTTTGTATTACTCGATTTAAAACGTGTCAACGAACTCTATGAAGGATTAAAGCCAATTGGAGAAGTTGAGGAAGAAGGAGAATTAAGAAAAGTCAAAGGTGATGTAAAAATCAAGATTGAGATTTTGAAAAAATAGCCCACCATCAAGCACATATGGTGCCTGCATTCTTACTATCTCCCTCAAATCTATTTCTTGTGAATTCACACCCCTTAATAGTCAGTTAATTATTCCCCTTTTTACAATCACCCAACAGAATACAACTCTATTCATTATCAGTATTCATTAATCCTTCTATAAATGCTAAGACTATTCCGAAATATTCCGTGATCCTGACCCACCATTAAAAATTCGGGAACATTTCTAGAACCTTTTTTCTCTAATCTAATAACCTGAGAGTTCGAAAAACAGGATCAAAATGAAATGGAAGGAGGTGATGTCATTTGCTCTATGCGAAAGTGATATAATCGCCAACACATCAAAATTATCAAAACTCTAAAACTGAGGAGGAAACGAAAATGAAGGAACCTAAATTCTATGAATTCGGTTCTCGCATAAAACTTAATCATAAAAGGAGGTATAGAACGATGAAAAGATTTCTATGTATCTTTATATTAACATTTTTTTTATTTATCGCTGGGATAAATGAGGCTTATACTGACCCCTTCGCTGTAGTATCTAATGAATTTGACCTTACAATTAACACAATTGACCTAGGCACGAATCCGCCAACGGTCTTTGGGCCCTTTCTTGGTGGACAGTTGGGTGGTACGGGCCCCTTACAGGATGTTGCAACAACCCCTGATGGTAATTTCGCCCTGGTAGGTAACAGCGGCGCACAAACTGTCTTTCGAATTGACGTATCAGACCCTAAAAGTCCAACCTTGGCAGGCTCGATAAACATAGGATTAGGTTCGGTTGATGGAGAAATTGACATTGCTATCGCCCAAAATGGGCAGTTTGCTTTGACTGTAGGAGGTATGGAGAACCAGATCGCAGTTATTGACCTTTCAACTTTTACTCTCACAACAACATACACCCTTACTACCCCTGATTCAACTACAGGGTGTATCGCTATCGCACCTGATAATCAAACGGTGATTGTCTGTGATACCTTTAATAACAGAATCATTTTTGGACCTATAGATCCATCTTCAGGACTAACATCGGAAACTACTCTGGCAGCAGGGAATAGCCCCATTAACGCAGCTGTCTCTCCCGATGGCCAGACTGTTTTAGTGGCTAATTTCGCTGATTTATTTTTTGGCGTACCAGATGATACTGTAAGCGTTTACAGTATAACGGGTCCTGG
Encoded proteins:
- a CDS encoding RNA polymerase sigma factor, encoding MSKYMREKDHIITDQDSTLVSLCQKKDLAAFEELVRKHQQKMLNIAYRMIGNYEEACDVVQDAFVSAYKNIKSFKGISKFSTWLSVIVINHSKKSLKKLKSQHYRESVSVYKTVNIGHNQISVDPPSSGPLPDEVIERENIQEKLQLCLDRLENEFREVVVLRDIQGFSYKDISRTLTIAEGTVKSRLFRARVLLKNCLKRFLGVI
- a CDS encoding beta-propeller fold lactonase family protein, translating into MKEPKFYEFGSRIKLNHKRRYRTMKRFLCIFILTFFLFIAGINEAYTDPFAVVSNEFDLTINTIDLGTNPPTVFGPFLGGQLGGTGPLQDVATTPDGNFALVGNSGAQTVFRIDVSDPKSPTLAGSINIGLGSVDGEIDIAIAQNGQFALTVGGMENQIAVIDLSTFTLTTTYTLTTPDSTTGCIAIAPDNQTVIVCDTFNNRIIFGPIDPSSGLTSETTLAAGNSPINAAVSPDGQTVLVANFADLFFGVPDDTVSVYSITGPGMVVAGTTPFVSGLPGFQQSIAFSPDGDMAYVVSVPPSPSQLSELRINGPGDVSLGPGVANLLSEYNGGFFGVDVVGVTPDGLFALVGNNFDAVTPSPDVRLVNLSDFTVTNIDTDSDIPVGIGIIRAAVTPTPTPTPTPTPTPTPTATPTPTPTPTPTASPTTTPTPTPTPTPTSKPRSKGNGCSLSDSAQIGIGLANVLIPLIPAFAIGLRMRRRNRRAS